The genome window CATTTTCTTTTAGATAAGTATAAAATTCCATAAATTCAAAATTTGCATTTTTAGGGTATAAAAAAGTTGTTATTACAGGTGATTGAGCACTATCATTTACCAAAGTGTCAAAACCTAAAGATTTTAATCTTGAAGCTATTGTAAACTGATTTTCTTTATATCTAGCATATCTTTTTTCAACAGAACCTTCCTCTTCTAGTTCTAATAAAGCTTGATAAAAAGCTCTTACAACATGTGTAGGTGAAGTAAATCTCCATTTGCCATTGTTCTTCTCCATAGTCTCCCATTGTGCATATACATCAAGGGACAATGACTTAGCTATACCTTTACATTTAGATAATTCTTCTTTATTGGCTATTATAAAACCAAATCCAGGTACTCCTTGTATACACTTATTAGAACTACTAACTAGAAAATCTATATTAAAGTCTTCAACATCAATCTCAATTCCCCCAAAACTACTCATAGCATCAACTATATAAATCTTATTATATTCTTTTGCAAGTTTCCCTACCTCTTGTATAGGATTTAATCTACCTGTAGTAGTTTCACAGTGAACCATTGATATATGTGTTATATCTTTATTTTCTTTTAATAAATTTTCTACTACATTTAAATCAACTGCTTCTATATCTTTAAATGTACAATCAACAAATTCTATATTAAGATAATTGCATATATCTTTCATTCTCTTTCCATATGCTCCATTTGCAATTACAAGAAGTTTACCATCCTCTGGAATAGTACTTCCTATTGTAGCTTCCACTGAGAAAGTCCCACTTCCTTGCATCAATACACTCGTGTATTTATCTGTATTTTTTGTTCCTAAAGACATTAATCTTCTTCTAACATCTTGTACTAAGTCATTGTATTCAACATCCCAAGTACACCAGTCCTTTAACATAGATGCTCTTACTGATTTAGTAGTAGATAGTGGTCCTGGTGTAAGTAATATGTAATCATTTTCTGGTACAAAGTCTGATTTAATAATTTCATTTTCTATTTTTATTAAAACCTCTTCTAATTCAGCCATAGTTTCTATTACAAAATGTGCCCCTGCTTCTTTAAATCTCTTTGAAACTGTATCCATCTTAACTTTTAGCTCTTCTTTATCCATGTTATCTACTTCTTCTTGTGTAAGACCTAATTCACTTGAGCCCTTTATTACAGCAACACTCCACATTCCTGCATTTACACCTTCTTTTACATCACTTATTGTATCTCCTACTTTTACCATAGAACTCATAGGTGATACCCCCAAAGCTTCAGCATTTTTATAACACATCCAAGGGTATGGTCTTCCTTGAGATACTTCTGATGGTGTTACAAGAAAGTCTGGTGAGTATCCTTTCTTTGCTGCATTTGGTTCAACTATATTCATCATCTCTCTTGTATAACCTGTTGTAGAACCTATTTTTAATCCATTTTTTCTTAATTTTTCAATAGTTTCAACAACATGAGGAATTGGAGTTGTATACTCTTCTAATGTCTCAAATAGCATTGGCTCAAATTCAGCATAAAGTTCATTTACATCTTCCTCAGTTGGCACTTTACCAAACTTATCTAACCAAAGATTTTTTATTCTATCCATTTCACACATTTCTCTTATATGGTCTATCTTTAATTTTCCCATAGGTTTTCTTGCTTCTTCCATTGTTACATCTATACCTCTTCTTTTAAATATCTCTATAAATACATTAAGAGGTGCAAAACATCCATAATCTACTGTTGTGCCAGCCCAATCAAATACTACTGCTTTTATTTTTTCTCCATATATCTTTTTCATATTTATAGCCTCCATAGATTCTTTTTAGAATTTTTGTGTTTTTAATTGTTTTTACTTTTAAAGTATAACTTTCATATGTTAATTATACATCATATTTAGGTTAAATATATATTAAATTTCTGTTTTTAGTTGTTTTTATTTGTTTCTAGTTGTTTTTTATTATATATCAAATTTCCATAAAACTCTAAATTACAATCTAAAATTTACTTTCTAATCTTAATCTATTAACTGACTATATTTTTTGAACTTGGTTTTATTAAGCCTAGTTGCATTACATGAAATTATGTTGTTTATTTTGCTTCTATCCATGTTATATTTATCTCATTTAACTTATCTTTCCATTCATTTGGAGGCTCTACATCACAAATAACAAAATCTAATTCTTCCAAATCTACTATCTTATACATACTAGCAATTCCTATTTTAGAACTATCACACAATACAAAACTTTCCTTTGAATTTTTTATATATTCTTTTGATAACAATGCCTTATTTTGGTCTATACTACTAATTCCAAAGCTATCAAGTATACCTTCACTAGATATAAAAGCTTTATCTACATATAAATTTTTCATAATATCTATTGACATTGGACATGCTGTTCTTTGATGCTTTAAATTTACTTTTCCTCCAATAAATATAACTTCTCCATCAAATAAGCCTTGATTTTCATAAGAAATCAATTTTGATAGAACTGGATAAGAATTTGTAACAATCTTTAAATTATTTATAGACACTATATAATCTACAATCTGCAAATTGGTAGTACCTTCATCTATGATGATTGACTCATTGTCATTCACAAACTTAGCTGCATATTTAGCAATATTTTGCTTTTTATCTAAGTTAGTATTATTTCTCTTTATATGTTCTGGTTCAATCACTCCATAGTTTATTTTTATAGCACCACCATATACCTTTTTTAATTTATTTTCATTTTCTAATTCTTCCAAATATCTTCTTATTGTTTCTGATGATACTTCTAATCTTTTTACTAGCTCTTTAGTGTTTACCTTACCTTTTGAATCTAATAATTTAAGTATTTCTTTTTTTCTATCTATGGAATTTAAAGACATCAATTTTCCTCCTAAATATAATATATTTTGCTCCTATAATATTACAATAATACCTAAGATTTACGAAATCATATTTATATGTTAAATTTTTTTACTTAATCGAAGTTCACTTCAAAATACTATGTATTATCATAAAAAAAGTCCATCAAATATTAGTATAAGATGGACTTTGTAAAATTTTATTTTATAAATAAATATTTAAAACCTAATTACTAATTTATTTCCTTGTCTCTAAGAATTTTACTAAATTATTTACAGTAGACATATCTTTTCTCTCTAAATCAGTTGGTTGAAGTTCTATTCCTAGTCTATTTTCAATTTCAAGTAAAACTTCAATTATAGCTAATGAGTCTAAAAGCTCCGTCTCAAATAAATTAAGGTCTAAATCTTCTCTTATCTCATCAGTCCCTAATACGTCTTCAAATATTTCTATAACTGTTTCTTGCATAAAATTGCCTCCTTAAAATTAAGCTAAATAACCAGAGAATATCAGCAATCCAAAACACACAATGTGGAATGTAATGAAAATTTGTACTCTCTCGAACCATTTTTCTTTTTTATGTTTTTTATAAAATTTAGATTTTCTCTGATATATATCAGTTAAAACAAGTGCCAAACCTTGGTATACACCATAAGCAACGTAATACCAAGTTAGACCATGCCAAAACCCCATTGTTATCATGGTTATCATCTGAGCTACATGGGCAGCAGTAGTTCTTTTCTTAAATCTTTTCTTTCTCATTGATGACATGACAAATCTAGAAAAAATATAATCTCCAAACCATCTTGAAAGACTTATATGCCATCTTGTCCAAAACTCCTTCATATCTTTACTGATAAATGGCTTGTCAAAGTTTATAGGTACTTGTATTCCAAATATATACCCTGTACCTATAGCAAATAAACTATATCCTGCAAAATCAAAGAATAGGTACAAGCTATATGCATACATATAACTTAAAATATTTATAAAACTCATATCTTTAGGTATTATCGATACCCAATATGTATTTATCAAAAATGCTATAACAAACTTATAACCTATTCCCATGACAATATTTTTTATTCCTGTCAGTAAGTATTCTTCTAGATATTCTTTTCTAGATATTTGTTTTTCCAAGTCTTGTTCAAACCTTCTTGACCTATCAATAGGTCCAGAACTCAAGGTTGGAAAAAATAACATAAAATAAAGCATCTTTGAAATTTTAACTTCTTTTATAGCACCATCATAAATTTCAATAACCATTTGTATAGTTCTGAAATTTAAATATGATATTCCAATAAATCCAATCACTCCAAAAGAAGTAACTGGAGATATTTTATTGATTATTATTGGAAGCATTGATACAAACAAAAAACTCCAATATATGTATTTGTTTTTAGTTTTTCTTCTTACATATTCATATCCTTTAACTATTATTACTTCAAGAATAATAAATATTACCAAGTACTTTAGTTGGACATCCATTCCTACTATTAGGAATATCATAAATAAACTTGCCAACATACCATAATACTTTATATTCTTGCCCATTAGACCTAAAATTACTGCTGGTATTGATGTTAATAATAATATATAAAGATAAAAATAATCTCCATACTGTGAAAAAATCATTAAATTTCCTCCATAAGTTTCTTTCTGTCTATTTTACCATTGATATTTGTTGGAAACTCAGAGATTATTGAAATATTTCTTGGAATCATATATGAAGGTATATATTTTCCCAGTTCCTTTTTTATTATCATCCCATTTTTAATATTACTTAAATCATTCTTTTCATTTAACTCAACAATACCTTTTAAGTAAGCAATTTTTTCGTCCTTATATATCGGTAAAACTACTGCATTTTTTACATTATGTACTTTTCTCAAGTTATTTTCTATATCTTCTATTTCAATTCTAAATCCATTTAATTTAATCTGAAAATCTTTTCTTCCACAATAATATATATTTCCATCTAAAAGATATCCAATATCTCCAGTTTTATAAGCCCTCCACTTTACACCATCTATTTCATCATAGAAAAATACTTCATCAGTCTTTTCTTTATTATTAAAGTAACCTTTAGAAACTGATGGTCCAATTATTATAATCTCACCTTTTTCATTTTCTTTAAGTTCATTTCCATCTTCACCAAGTATTTTTATTTTACAATTTGACATAGGGTATCCAACTGGAAGACTCTTTTCATCATCTATAGCTTCCTGAGTCATATCGTTTACACTTACACCAACAGTAGCTTCGGTTGGTCCATATCCATTGATAACTCTTGTATTTGGAAATCTACTCATAAGTTCTCTAGTAAGATTTTTTGAAAGTGCTTCTCCTATGAATATCATTGACTCAAGCTTAGGAAGCATTTTACTATTAAACTCTTTTTCTGTTACACATACACCTGCAAAAGAAGGAGTCGATACCCATATAGCTATATCTGACATACCAAATTGTCTAAATAGTTCTTTGTAGTCTGCTAATACATCTTTTGATATTGAAAATAATGTAGCTCCATGGATAAGACCAGGATATATTGTTGTAACTGAAAGGTCAAAAGAATATGCCGCTTGATTCATTATTACTTTTTCACTTCCATCTATGTTTAGATATGGGCTTATCCAATCCGAAAAGCTATCCAAATTGTTTGAACTTATTTGAACTCCTTTTGGTTTTCCTGTACTTCCTGAAGTAAATAATATATATGCATTTTCATTATCTTTTACCCAGTTTTCTTTATGTAATGATTTTCCCTGATATTCATTTATTATGTCCTTTAGTTTATCCATATCAATTACATTAATATCACCAAAATCTTTTTCATCACTAAAATTAAATAATACCTTTGGTTTTATCTCTTTAGTGACTTCAAAAACTCTATCAAGTGGAAAACTAATATCAAGAGGTACATACGCTCTACCTGATTTTAAAGCTCCTATCATACATGCCATTATCATATTTTCTTTATTTCCATAAATTACTATAGGGGTATCTTCCTCTTTGTATACATCTTTTAGAAATACTGATATAGCATCTGAATACTCATTTAAATCTTTATAAGAAAGTTTATCTCCATTACATACTAGTGCTATTCTATCTGTATTTGAATATTTTTTTACTCCTTCAATAATTTTCATATAAGAATTCTCCTTTAAAATCCGTTATAAATAAATGGCAATTCTTTAAATGGAGTAAATGTTAGAACTCCTATTGCCAATATTATAACCATAGTTAAACAGATACTAGTTAACAAATCCTTATTGCTCTTTAAATATTTTAAATAATCTCTCACAGACATCTACCCATCCTTTCGTACCAAGATGCATTACATCTCTTAAATAATATTTATCTGACCCTTTATCTTTAAGGTTTAGAACCTCAAAGCCTTTGCTTTCTGCTATCTTTTGTGCTTTATCATAATATTGATTTCTTTCTTTTTCAGAGATACCAGTCAAATCATAGAATTTATCCATACTTGGGATTAATACAACAACTGGCTTGATACCTAAGTCAGTACATACATTTAACATAAGTTTATAACTTTCAAACTCCTTAGAAGTTAACAAATTTACGTCTTTGTCTCTTCCTCTATATTGCTCTAAACCGTCTTTAAAATGCTTTTTATAATAAAGTTTATCAATATTTAGCGGATTTTTACCAACTCTTTTTTTAGCATCTTCAATAGCTTTCTTTCTCTCATGTGACCAATTTATTGATCCCTTTCTTTTTTCTTTTCTTTTTTCATCTAGCCTAATTAATCGTTTATAAAGTATTCCTTTTTCTTTAAGAGCTATACAATACTTTCTTCCTTGAAAATAAGGTTCTAAAATCACCTTCACAGCTTTTTCCGACAAGTTCTTAGGTTCATATAACTTCGCATATAATGCTTCTGCTTTATACTCTTCACTTTCCCATAATAGCTTACTTGATTTTTTTACATATTCAATTTTATTTTGTTTAGATATTTTTGGATTATCTAAAAATCGATAAAATTGTATTGGTGAAAACCTAGACTGATAATGGTGACTTGTGACTCCATCTTTCTCCATAAACCATTGCATAGAAATTAACAATACAACCTTTTTATTATCAATATTAGGATTCATACTTCCTAATATTGCAGTATCTTGTAATGTCTGAGTATAGGCTGTCCCAATTGCAAATGCCTTATTTTTGCTCCTATTCGTATTAAAATAGTACTTTGGATGTTGTTTTGTTGAATCACCAAGTTCTGATGACCCTAAAATCATAATATCTTTTTCTCTTAAAAAATGATTATTTGCTGTAACACCTTTATCTTTTATATCACTTAAAGTATCATCCATAATTGGAAGTAGATTTTTCTTCATCAAAAGTTCATCAGTTTTAGAATCAAGAAATTTGTCTAGTCCAAATAAAAATACTACGCCTATTATAAAAGGTGTAATAAAGTATATCAATTTTCTCATATTTTCTCTCCTCTAAAAATATTCAAATTTATGTTATTATTAATCATATTAGTTTTGATACGTATATTCAACTACAAAATTGTAATAAAATCGTCAAAACTTTTTTTAATACTGTTACGAAATTGTAAAAAAAGAAAGGAAGTACTAATTAAATTTATTTTATATATTATAAATTAGTATATATTTTATAACCTAATCTATATACTATCAGCTGGATAAATAATATTACTTTGCCTTCTTATCTCATCCATAATTTCCATTACTATTATTGAATTTTCATGAGAATTTATATTTGACTCTATTTTATTGTTATTTATAAGACTTATAAACTCTACAAGTTCATAATACATTCCTTCTATTTCTCTAGGATTTTCCTTTGCTTTTTCTTTTAAAATAGATATATCTTCTTCTCTTCCATCTCTATATCTAATAATAACTTTTTCAAATAGATTAAGTTTTTCAATTATTATACTTCCCTCTTCTCCTTGTATCTCAGATGGTATATAAGAATCAGCTATTTTAGAATACTGAATTATTGCATCCATATCATCATATTGAAATATAGCTGAACCTTCTCCATCAACTCCAGTTTGAAGTATATGAGAAATTGCCTTCACGGACTTTGGAGCTCCAAATAAATTTACCATAGGATGTATACAGTAAACTCCTATATCCATCAATGCACCATTTGACAATTCTTTTTTAAAGGCATTTTCTACAATTCCATTTTTATATTTATCATATCTTGAAGAATACTGACAATAGCTTCCAAAGAATCTTCTTATTTTCCCTATTTTATACAAGTTTTCTTTAACTACTCTAAAGTTTGGAACACACGTAATCCTCATAGCTTCCATAAGTAATACATTATTATCTCTGGCTGTTTTTATCATTGATTTGACTTCTTTTAAATTAGATGCTAACGATTTTTCACAAAGCACATGTTTTTTGTATTTTAAACAAGTAATAGCTTGCTTTGAATGCATTGCGTTTGGAGAAGCTATGTACACAGCATCTATATCATTCGATTTAGCCATTTGTCCTAAATCATCAAAAAAAATATTCGCTCCATGTGACTCTCCAAATTCTCTAGCTTTTTCTAAATCTCTAGAATATACAGCAACCAATTCAAATTCTTTAATCCTAGATGCCGCTCTTAAAAATATATTTGCTATATTGCTTGTCCCAATAATTCCAAATCTTATTTTATTCATTATAAATCACTTCCTATTTCCTACATTTTATTTTAATAGAAGACTTTATAGCCTATCACCATATTACAAAATAATTTTATCAAATAAAAAAGAAAGCTAATTTTAAATTATTTCACCATTTTAACATAGCTTTCTTTTAACTACAATCTAAATTTAACCTATATTTTTAAAGCTATCTTTCTACTATATCTTTATTTCCTCTCAAAAACTTTATAGTAAAAATTTCATCCACAAACAATGCTGTTAACAATATGGTTACAAGAATCGGCCAATAAGGAATTATAATACTATACAAATTATCAACTATATATACTTGAAAATATCTAACTCCAATAAAAGTCAATATAGTCCAATATATAGAAAACTTTAGACATACTATCCCTCTACTATTGTATTTATAATCTGAATAATCCCAATAGACCTTATTAAAATATACTTTCATAAGTATTCCTGTAATATACTCTACGACTGTTGGCACTACTAGACATAATAAAAGCAATACAAATATATTATTTGGGTCAATAAACCTTGAGACCTCTATTATAATCGACATTGCAATTGCATACATTGGTTTAAATGGTCCATTTAAAAATCCATCTTCTTGAAAATGACCTTGTTTATAATAACTATATAGATTTTCAATTATCCAACCTATAAAACCATACAAGAAAAAATTAAATAAAAAATATAATAGAGAACCTATATTATCCATGAATATTCCTCCTAATTGTTTATACTTATTTTTTCTCATATTCATGGATTTATTCTAAATAAAATAAATTATATTTAATTTATTTTATTAATATTTTATATTATAGATTGTGACATTCTTTAGAGTTCAAACTTTTTAGGTATTCTCTAACCTCTAATAAATTTTCAAGTATCTTATGTGATTGTGATTTAATTTTTTCATCTGGCTCTTTTAAATCTGGTACATTTATACATCTTATACCACCGTTATATGCAGCTTCCACTCCCATAGGTGAATCCTCTATAACAATACAATTTTTTGGATTAATGCTCATTTCTTTAGCTGCTTTTAAAAATATTTCTGGATTTGGTTTAGAATTTATAACGTCATCTCCACAAACTATAGCATCAAAGTACTCCTTTAACCCTGCTTTGGTTAATCTCTTTACTGCACTTTCTCTCTTTGTAGATGTTGCAACAGCCATTTTGTAGCCACTTTCCTTTAAAAAAGAGATTAATTCATTAACTCCTAATTTGATAGGAGCTCCTTCTCTATCCATAAATTCAATCATATTTTTAGTTTTTTCATCATACAAATCTATTATTGGTACAGAGCTATCATATATGTTTGTAAGACCTTCTATTATCCCCTTACGATTTCTTCCCATAACTGATGTATAAATTTCCTTAGTCATAGTATATCCATACTTTTCAAACGTCTCTATCCAAAATTCAAGAGAGATTCTCTCTGAATCAAATAAAACTCCATCCATATCAAAAATAATTCCTTCTACTTTTTGCATACAATTCCTCCAATATTTTTTGATATAATTATATTACACTTTTTATGATTAATTTTACAACCCTCAATTTATCCAATTCTAATATCGCAAAATTATAATTTTCAAAAGTTACACTTTGATTTACTTTAATATTTGAACCGAGCATATACGATATCCACCCGCCTATACTGTCAAATCCATCATGTTCTATATCAAGACCAAAATACTTATTAATATAATTAATCGATTCAGTCCCATCAACTAAATAAGAACCTGCCCCTATTTTCTTAATATGAGTCTCTTCTTTGTCAAATTCATCTTGAATTTCTCCAACTATTTCTTCTAGTATGTCTTCTATTGTTACCACACCAGATGTACCACCATATTCATCTACAACTATAGCAAGTTGAAGCTTTTCTTTCCTTATTCTTTCAAGAGCTTTATCTATAGTTAAATTTTCAGATATATATATAATCTCTCTCAATATCTCTTCTAGTTCAATTTTATTTTCATTTATCTTTTGATTATATAAATCTCTTATATGTACAAAACCTAATATATCATCTTTATTTTTTCTGCATACTGGATATCTTGTAACACCTTCTTCTTTTAAAATAGCTAATATCTTTTCTTCTGAATCATTTTCATATATACATACCATATCAGTTCTAGGCACCATTATCTCTCTAATTTTCTTTTCCTCAAATTCAAAAATATTATCAACTAATCTTTGCTCTGATTCATCTATAAGTCCACTTTTATAACTTTCTTCCACTAATAGCCTTATTTCATCACCTGTATGGGGTTCAGCAACCTCATCAGCTTGTGAGTATCCAAATGGTTTAAGAAATAAATCAGTACTTAGATTGAAAAAATATATTACTGGATATGTTAACTTATAAAATCCTATTAATAAAAAAGATGTACTCAACATTATTCTTTCTGTATTATAAAGTGCTAAAGCCTTAGGAACTAGTTCTCCTATTACAACCTCCATCATTGTTATAATTAAAAAAGAAATAGAAATTGATATAGTATATATAATACTTTCACTAAGATTAAACATGCTTACTACTGGTAAAATCAACTCTTTAACTGTCGATTCTCCCATCCACCCTAATGCAAGTGAACAAAGTGTTATACCAAGTTGACATGCAGAAAGATAGGAATTTAAATTGTCTTTTATTATTTTACATCTTTTTGCATTATCATCACCTTCAGCTATCATGGTATCTATCCTAGAACTACGAAGTTTTACCATAGCAAATTCACAAGCTACAAAAAAAGCATTTATCAAAACAAGTATTACTATAAGTGTTACATTTAATAATTCCCGCATAAAGTATTGGTTCTTATAATGCAAGAAATCTATAAGAACTCAAAGTTCCCCCCTTATATTAATAAATTTAATTTATAATATATATTCTATCATATTTATTAATATATCTTACTTTATTACAAATAATTTTTATACACTAAATTAACCCCTTTTAATATCTATAATTGAATATATATTAAAAGGGGCTATATTATAGTTACTCTTTTTGAATGCTGTATTCAAGCAAGTACCTACCACCAAGCTCATTTTTTTCTACAATTACAACATTTAACCCAAGTTGAGCCGTTCGAATTGCTGAAACATACCCTACTGGTTCACCACCAATTACTATTAAATCAGTGTTCATTTTCACTATTCCTCCTTTTAAGTCATAGACATTAATACATCTATAACTAAAATTTTGCTATCAATACTTATATTCTGTTAAATCTACTTGATTTTTTATATTATAATGAATCTTTTGACGTGTAAAAATAAAATTATTTCTATGAATTCCTATTGCCAATAAGTCTGAATGTGGATGTTCTAAATGACTGTAAGCTATTGTACAACCGGGAGTCATCCTTCCACCTACAAATACCATAGAATAGTTTATAAAATATTCATCCAATAACTTACTTTTTATTAAGTGTGTACAATATGAAGGAGATTCTACACACACTTTTTCTATTCCTAAATTTTTAAGCACATAAAGCAATACCTCAGAATCTGGTGTACTATCTTTTCCAGTGACAATTACAGGAAAAACATCAAAATCTTTATATAATTCTTCAAATGTATAATCATCAACATCCTCAATTGAACTAAAATTTCCTATACATATATGTTCTAAAGGTGAGTTTTCTTTTATATACTCCCAACCATTTGGAGATGTAGCTATAACCATTTTGTATTCTTGGCTTTTATCAACCTTAAATGTATAGTGATTAAATGGAATATCTGTAGCATCAAAAGAAACCACTACTCCACATGGTTGATATTTTTTATTTAAATAATCTTTTCTTTGTTGTGTTAGACTTTCATCAAATACATGACATGTTATTCCAGGTTCATTTTGAAGAGTTCTAGCTCCGATAATCACAGCATCTGAACATGCTCTTAACACATTTAAAACCCAAAAATCTGCTAGGGCACCATCTGGGTCTATAAAATTATTTTTCCCAATTAAAGGTCCTGCCTTATTATCTTCATATGCCATCTTTCCATCTGAAGATAACACCATAGATGAAAATGTGTATGGTCTTTTTTCACCTGCTTGTGGAAAGAATAACTCTGTATAATACTCTACAACATCTGGTATACATATATCTTCATTTGACTTTGCTTTTATCGTACCTAATACTTTTTCATTTCTATTTAACACATCTATTTTTAAATTCTCTCTTGGTATACTAAAAAATTCAAGATTATTCATACTCTTACCATCCTCTCTTAATTGTTTTACAATCCATAAATTCTTTTTCCCCAC of Clostridioides sp. ES-S-0054-01 contains these proteins:
- the phnW gene encoding 2-aminoethylphosphonate--pyruvate transaminase; this translates as MKKIYGEKIKAVVFDWAGTTVDYGCFAPLNVFIEIFKRRGIDVTMEEARKPMGKLKIDHIREMCEMDRIKNLWLDKFGKVPTEEDVNELYAEFEPMLFETLEEYTTPIPHVVETIEKLRKNGLKIGSTTGYTREMMNIVEPNAAKKGYSPDFLVTPSEVSQGRPYPWMCYKNAEALGVSPMSSMVKVGDTISDVKEGVNAGMWSVAVIKGSSELGLTQEEVDNMDKEELKVKMDTVSKRFKEAGAHFVIETMAELEEVLIKIENEIIKSDFVPENDYILLTPGPLSTTKSVRASMLKDWCTWDVEYNDLVQDVRRRLMSLGTKNTDKYTSVLMQGSGTFSVEATIGSTIPEDGKLLVIANGAYGKRMKDICNYLNIEFVDCTFKDIEAVDLNVVENLLKENKDITHISMVHCETTTGRLNPIQEVGKLAKEYNKIYIVDAMSSFGGIEIDVEDFNIDFLVSSSNKCIQGVPGFGFIIANKEELSKCKGIAKSLSLDVYAQWETMEKNNGKWRFTSPTHVVRAFYQALLELEEEGSVEKRYARYKENQFTIASRLKSLGFDTLVNDSAQSPVITTFLYPKNANFEFMEFYTYLKENGFVIYPGKLTDIDTFRIGSIGEVYPTDMERLADVIEKFINM
- a CDS encoding DeoR/GlpR transcriptional regulator, with product MSLNSIDRKKEILKLLDSKGKVNTKELVKRLEVSSETIRRYLEELENENKLKKVYGGAIKINYGVIEPEHIKRNNTNLDKKQNIAKYAAKFVNDNESIIIDEGTTNLQIVDYIVSINNLKIVTNSYPVLSKLISYENQGLFDGEVIFIGGKVNLKHQRTACPMSIDIMKNLYVDKAFISSEGILDSFGISSIDQNKALLSKEYIKNSKESFVLCDSSKIGIASMYKIVDLEELDFVICDVEPPNEWKDKLNEINITWIEAK
- the dltC gene encoding D-alanine--poly(phosphoribitol) ligase subunit DltC translates to MQETVIEIFEDVLGTDEIREDLDLNLFETELLDSLAIIEVLLEIENRLGIELQPTDLERKDMSTVNNLVKFLETRK
- the dltB gene encoding D-alanyl-lipoteichoic acid biosynthesis protein DltB, with amino-acid sequence MIFSQYGDYFYLYILLLTSIPAVILGLMGKNIKYYGMLASLFMIFLIVGMDVQLKYLVIFIILEVIIVKGYEYVRRKTKNKYIYWSFLFVSMLPIIINKISPVTSFGVIGFIGISYLNFRTIQMVIEIYDGAIKEVKISKMLYFMLFFPTLSSGPIDRSRRFEQDLEKQISRKEYLEEYLLTGIKNIVMGIGYKFVIAFLINTYWVSIIPKDMSFINILSYMYAYSLYLFFDFAGYSLFAIGTGYIFGIQVPINFDKPFISKDMKEFWTRWHISLSRWFGDYIFSRFVMSSMRKKRFKKRTTAAHVAQMITMITMGFWHGLTWYYVAYGVYQGLALVLTDIYQRKSKFYKKHKKEKWFERVQIFITFHIVCFGLLIFSGYLA
- a CDS encoding D-alanine--poly(phosphoribitol) ligase, with the translated sequence MKIIEGVKKYSNTDRIALVCNGDKLSYKDLNEYSDAISVFLKDVYKEEDTPIVIYGNKENMIMACMIGALKSGRAYVPLDISFPLDRVFEVTKEIKPKVLFNFSDEKDFGDINVIDMDKLKDIINEYQGKSLHKENWVKDNENAYILFTSGSTGKPKGVQISSNNLDSFSDWISPYLNIDGSEKVIMNQAAYSFDLSVTTIYPGLIHGATLFSISKDVLADYKELFRQFGMSDIAIWVSTPSFAGVCVTEKEFNSKMLPKLESMIFIGEALSKNLTRELMSRFPNTRVINGYGPTEATVGVSVNDMTQEAIDDEKSLPVGYPMSNCKIKILGEDGNELKENEKGEIIIIGPSVSKGYFNNKEKTDEVFFYDEIDGVKWRAYKTGDIGYLLDGNIYYCGRKDFQIKLNGFRIEIEDIENNLRKVHNVKNAVVLPIYKDEKIAYLKGIVELNEKNDLSNIKNGMIIKKELGKYIPSYMIPRNISIISEFPTNINGKIDRKKLMEEI
- the dltD gene encoding D-alanyl-lipoteichoic acid biosynthesis protein DltD → MRKLIYFITPFIIGVVFLFGLDKFLDSKTDELLMKKNLLPIMDDTLSDIKDKGVTANNHFLREKDIMILGSSELGDSTKQHPKYYFNTNRSKNKAFAIGTAYTQTLQDTAILGSMNPNIDNKKVVLLISMQWFMEKDGVTSHHYQSRFSPIQFYRFLDNPKISKQNKIEYVKKSSKLLWESEEYKAEALYAKLYEPKNLSEKAVKVILEPYFQGRKYCIALKEKGILYKRLIRLDEKRKEKRKGSINWSHERKKAIEDAKKRVGKNPLNIDKLYYKKHFKDGLEQYRGRDKDVNLLTSKEFESYKLMLNVCTDLGIKPVVVLIPSMDKFYDLTGISEKERNQYYDKAQKIAESKGFEVLNLKDKGSDKYYLRDVMHLGTKGWVDVCERLFKIFKEQ
- a CDS encoding Gfo/Idh/MocA family oxidoreductase: MNKIRFGIIGTSNIANIFLRAASRIKEFELVAVYSRDLEKAREFGESHGANIFFDDLGQMAKSNDIDAVYIASPNAMHSKQAITCLKYKKHVLCEKSLASNLKEVKSMIKTARDNNVLLMEAMRITCVPNFRVVKENLYKIGKIRRFFGSYCQYSSRYDKYKNGIVENAFKKELSNGALMDIGVYCIHPMVNLFGAPKSVKAISHILQTGVDGEGSAIFQYDDMDAIIQYSKIADSYIPSEIQGEEGSIIIEKLNLFEKVIIRYRDGREEDISILKEKAKENPREIEGMYYELVEFISLINNNKIESNINSHENSIIVMEIMDEIRRQSNIIYPADSI